AGATGGCCTCGACCCCTCCATTGTAGACAGAGGAGGTGCTGGATGGCTCTATGTGGTCCCACATCAGCTGGATGTAGTTAAACACCTGGCCGTAGCCGGCTGTGGCTAGAGCCCACCACAGAGACCAGTAGACCAGCTTCCTAGAGGAGTAGGACTCTCTGAAGCTGCTCCAGAGCAGCCTGCCAGCATAGACCACATTATGCAGGCTACACCAGCCAGTACTACTCCAAGCACCCTGGGTCCTACCCGACCCAGCACCATCCTCTATGGCCTCCTCTGCACCCTGGACCTCCTCCACTGCACTCGCTTCCTCCTCCACCTGGCCCTTGGTTCTCAGGCCCAGGGCAGCCTTCTCCCCCTTGAAAAACATCCCCTGCTGGGGCATGGGTAGCCAGATTGAGATGAGGAACGCAATGCTGAGAATCCCCAGGGAGATAGCATTGAGGTAGAAGTAGTCCAGCCCTGCCAGGGAGACCAGCATCTGGCCTATGGTGGCTCCTAGGGTGGAGCCTGTCAGCATGGCACTGCGGAGGTAGCCGGTGGCCCGCTGGTACCTCTCCGGAGGGATCACACTGTAGATGTAGGAGAAGTAGGCCACCTCCGTGGAGGTCACCACGGCATAGTTGAACTGCAGGAACGTCATGGCGGTCAGGCCGGGGGCGAAGCAGAGCAGGACATAGTTGGTGACCAGGAAGAGGCCCTGGACCACGATCACCGGCTTGTACCTCAGGAAGTCTGTCAGCAGGAAGACGGGGAAGAGGACGGCCAGGTAGGAGTACGTCCAGATGGGGAACAGGTAGTTGGTCACCTGAGGAGTCACAGGGAGAGGAGTGATTCATTTATCACTAGATCTATTCAATATGCACAGGGATACTGAATAGTCCCACCGGTCGTCTATATGAAGCAAAAAAACTACATAGCCCACTGTATACAGTAACCTGAGgatacactgtatatacaaaagtatgtggacacctacatGTGGACACCCAAattagtgactttcaacgtggctctatcataggatgtcacctttccaacaagtcagttcgttaaatttctgccctgctagagctgctccggtcacctgtaagtgctgttattgtgaaatgtttCGGAGCAGCAGCGGCTCCTCCGCgaggtggtaggccacacaagtacACAGAATGGGAACGCCGGGCGCTGAAGCGTGTAGCGCATAAAAATAGTCTGTCTTCgggttgcaacacttactactGAGTTCCgaactgcctctagaagcaacgtcagcacgaTAACAGTTAGTCgtaagcttcatgaaatgggtttccatgacagAGCAGCCTAAGATCACCGTGCGCAATGCCAaacatcggctggagtggtgtaaagcttggcgccattggactctgaagcagtggaaactcgttctctggagtgatgaatcacgcttcaccatctggcagtccgacggacacaTTTAGGTTTGGAGGTTaccaggaaaacgctacctgcctgaatgcatagtgccaactgtaaagtttggtggaggaagaataatggtctggggttgttttttcatggtttgggctaggccccttagttccagtgaactacacatcatacaatgacattctagatgattctgtgcttccaactttgtggcaacagtttgaggaaggctcTTTCCAGTTTCAGCATGGCAATACCACCtggcacaaagtgaggtccatagagaaatgatttgtcgagatcagtgtggaagaacttgactggcctgcacagaaccctgacctcgacctcatcaaacacctttgggatgaattggaatccTGAttacgagccaggcctaatcgcccatcaTCAGTgcacaacctcactaatgctcttgtggctga
This DNA window, taken from Oncorhynchus gorbuscha isolate QuinsamMale2020 ecotype Even-year linkage group LG13, OgorEven_v1.0, whole genome shotgun sequence, encodes the following:
- the LOC123992874 gene encoding thiamine transporter 2-like — its product is MGSWAKLKSTGWVFPTAVLSLYGFFANCRPAEPFLTPYLIGPYKNISEEVVTNYLFPIWTYSYLAVLFPVFLLTDFLRYKPVIVVQGLFLVTNYVLLCFAPGLTAMTFLQFNYAVVTSTEVAYFSYIYSVIPPERYQRATGYLRSAMLTGSTLGATIGQMLVSLAGLDYFYLNAISLGILSIAFLISIWLPMPQQGMFFKGEKAALGLRTKGQVEEEASAVEEVQGAEEAIEDGAGSGRTQGAWSSTGWCSLHNVVYAGRLLWSSFRESYSSRKLVYWSLWWALATAGYGQVFNYIQLMWDHIEPSSTSSVYNGGVEAICAVVGAAAAFCVGHVKVTWDVWGELSLGVFSAVGAGAVFLIGLTSNIWASYAGYVIFKASYMLLITITTFQIASNLSMACFALTFGVNTFVALLLQTILTAIVVDETALGLDIITQFIIYGSYYAAISVLFLIRGMYTACAHHCCP